The Bacteroides sp. AN502(2024) DNA segment TTTAAGGAAATCCTGTCACTGATTCCAGCCATTTATGCAACGGAATTCTCCAGTCTGAAAACAGACGGAACCGCTACACTTACCGCAACAGCCAAAGGTGTCTTGCAGGGTGACGTCGTTCCTACATTCAACATCGACATGCAAGTCAAGAATGCCATGTTCCGTTATCCGGCTCTACCGGCAGGAGTGGATCAAATCAATATCAGTGCCAATGTCCAGAACCCGGGAGGAAATATCGACCTGACTACAGTCAATATCAATCCTTTCAGTTTCCGTCTTGCCGGAAATCCGTTTAGCCTGACCGCTAATGTAAAAACACCGATCAGCGATCCTGACTTTAAAGCAGAAGCTAAAGGGGTTCTCAACCTAGGCATGATCAAACAGGTCTATCCACTTGGAGACATGGAGTTGAACGGTACCATTGATGCCGATATGCAAATGTCAGGACGCCTTTCCTATATCGAAAAAGAGGAATACGAACGTATGCAAGCTTCAGGCACTATCGGACTGACAGGAATGAAACTCAAAATGAAAGATATGCCGGACGTAGAGATCAAGAAGTCTCTCTTCACTTTCACCCCCAAATACCTCCAGTTGAGTGAAACAACCGTCAACATCGGAAAGAATGACATCACAGCCGACAGCCGGTTTGAAAACTATATCGGTTACGCATTGAAGGGTACTACATTGAAAGGAAATCTGAATATTCGTTCCAACTATTTCAATCTGAACGACTTCATGACCGCTTCTGCGGATGAAACGACTGCATCGGAAACTGCGTCTACCGACTCTGTAGCTACAGCAGTCACGGGTATTATGGAAGTTCCTCGCAACATCGACTTTCAGATGGACGCTAACCTGAAACAAGTGTTATTCGATAAGATGTCTTTCAATGATATGAATGGCAAGCTTGTGGTAAAAGATGGTAAAGTGGATATGAAAAACCTCTCCATGAATACCATGGGTGGCAACGTGGTCATGAACGGCTACTACTCCACTGCCAACGTAAAGAAGCCGGAAATGAAAGCCGGATTCAAACTCTCGAATATCGGTTTCGCACAAGCTTACAAAGAGTTGGATATGGTGCAGAAGATGGCTCCTATCTTCGAAAACCTGAAAGGTAATTTCTCCGGAAGCATCCATGTACTGACAGATTTAGATGCAACCATGAGCCCCGTACTGAATACAATGCAAGGTGACGGTAGCCTTTCCACCCGTGATCTTAGTTTAAGCGGAGTAAAAGCAATCGACCAGATAGCCGATGCTGTCAAACAGCCAAGTCTGAAAGAGATGAAGGTGAAAGATATGACACTGAATTTCACCATCAAAGACGGACGCGTAGAAACCCAACCGTTCGATATCAAAATGGGAGACTACACATTGAATCTTTCCGGCAGTACAGGACTCGATCAAACCATCGACTATTCCGGAAAAGTGAAGCTGCCCGCATCTGTAGGCAATATCTCTAAACTAATGACTCTCGATTTGAAGATCGGCGGTTCATTTACCTCTCCGAAAGTCAGCGTTGATACTAAAAGCATGGCCAACCAAGCTGTCGAAGCTGTAGCCGATGAAGCAATCAGCAAACTCGGACAGAAACTGGGACTGGACTCTGCCGCTACCGCCAATAAGGATTCAATCAAACAAAAAGTGACAGAGAAGGCTGCAGAAAAGGCACTGGATTTCTTAAAAAAGAAACTCAAATAAAAGAGAAGGAGCACGAGTTATGCTACTGAAGCTATATGACAAAAATAATAATCCGCAGGATTTACAACGAATCATCGATATCCTGAATGACGGCGGACTGATTATCTATCCCACTGATACGATGTACGCCATCGGCTGTCATGGTTTGAAGGAACGTGCCATAGAACAGATATGCCGGATCAAAGAGATAGACCCTCGAAAGAATAATCTGTCTATCATCTGTTATGACTTGAGTAGCATCAGCGAATATGCTAAAGTAGACAATAATGTCTTCAAGCTGATGAAGCATAATCTTCCGGGACCATTCACTTTTATTTTGAACGGAACCAACCGGCTGCCCAAAATCTTCCGTAATCGGAAAGAGGTGGGTATTCGTATGCCGGATAATAACATCATCCGCGAAATCGCACGCCTGCTAGAT contains these protein-coding regions:
- a CDS encoding AsmA-like C-terminal region-containing protein yields the protein MKKGLKIAAITVGAIIILMFLLPFAFQGKIADIVKTEGNKMLNAQFDFKNLNISLFRNFPQASVTLEDFWLKGAGEFANDTLVQAGEITAAVNLFSLFGDSGYDISKIFIEDTRLHAIVLPDGHANWDIMKSDTTATAETPVSEETSSPFKVKLQRFVIKNMNLIYDDQEGMMYADIRDFNAICAGDLGSDRTTLSLEAETQSLTYKMNGIPFLANTNISATMDVDADLANNKYTLKDNTIRLNAIQASIDGWVALKDPAIDMDLKLNTNDIGFKEILSLIPAIYATEFSSLKTDGTATLTATAKGVLQGDVVPTFNIDMQVKNAMFRYPALPAGVDQINISANVQNPGGNIDLTTVNINPFSFRLAGNPFSLTANVKTPISDPDFKAEAKGVLNLGMIKQVYPLGDMELNGTIDADMQMSGRLSYIEKEEYERMQASGTIGLTGMKLKMKDMPDVEIKKSLFTFTPKYLQLSETTVNIGKNDITADSRFENYIGYALKGTTLKGNLNIRSNYFNLNDFMTASADETTASETASTDSVATAVTGIMEVPRNIDFQMDANLKQVLFDKMSFNDMNGKLVVKDGKVDMKNLSMNTMGGNVVMNGYYSTANVKKPEMKAGFKLSNIGFAQAYKELDMVQKMAPIFENLKGNFSGSIHVLTDLDATMSPVLNTMQGDGSLSTRDLSLSGVKAIDQIADAVKQPSLKEMKVKDMTLNFTIKDGRVETQPFDIKMGDYTLNLSGSTGLDQTIDYSGKVKLPASVGNISKLMTLDLKIGGSFTSPKVSVDTKSMANQAVEAVADEAISKLGQKLGLDSAATANKDSIKQKVTEKAAEKALDFLKKKLK
- a CDS encoding L-threonylcarbamoyladenylate synthase gives rise to the protein MLLKLYDKNNNPQDLQRIIDILNDGGLIIYPTDTMYAIGCHGLKERAIEQICRIKEIDPRKNNLSIICYDLSSISEYAKVDNNVFKLMKHNLPGPFTFILNGTNRLPKIFRNRKEVGIRMPDNNIIREIARLLDAPIMTATLPHEEHEELEYITNPELIDEKFGNIVDLVIDGGIGGIEPSTVVKCTEGELEIIRQGKGWLEES